The following are encoded in a window of Streptomyces sp. SAT1 genomic DNA:
- a CDS encoding SMI1/KNR4 family protein, with the protein MAALSEIKALLGESQFNWSDPMPWIQLQQEFGIEFPVDFREIVDAYGSIQINGQLYLEHPAGHLLHSLGETIRGDLEMWREGGMAEFLPAPAGGNPGELMPVASAATGEWVFLRVPGGPSLPWRVLVQELDSPAWVLHEMTFSDWLLAYLRGEDVTVCSRNTAPGRPFWEFLA; encoded by the coding sequence GTGGCGGCGCTTTCGGAAATCAAGGCCCTGCTGGGCGAATCTCAATTCAATTGGTCAGATCCGATGCCATGGATCCAGCTGCAGCAAGAATTTGGTATCGAATTCCCAGTGGATTTCCGCGAGATTGTGGACGCCTATGGCTCGATCCAAATTAATGGGCAGCTGTATCTGGAGCACCCTGCCGGCCATCTCCTGCACAGTCTCGGAGAAACCATCAGGGGAGACCTGGAGATGTGGCGTGAGGGTGGCATGGCAGAATTCCTGCCCGCTCCAGCAGGAGGGAACCCCGGTGAGCTCATGCCGGTGGCATCAGCCGCGACGGGTGAATGGGTCTTCCTTCGCGTTCCCGGCGGTCCTTCACTTCCCTGGCGCGTCCTGGTTCAGGAGCTCGACAGTCCTGCCTGGGTTCTCCATGAGATGACGTTCAGTGACTGGTTGCTGGCCTATCTCAGAGGCGAGGACGTGACGGTGTGTTCTCGGAACACTGCGCCAGGTCGGCCGTTCTGGGAGTTCCTGGCCTGA
- a CDS encoding GNAT family N-acetyltransferase translates to MPNAATSRSGSPGPVEFPALGHADLPLLHRWLSAPHVRTWWRDTLSLEEVERKYGPRIDGTGPIRCFVIEVEGDPIGMIQGYRHADLPDGERVGGIGVPAAAGIDYLIGDAARCGRGIGSRVISAFSAALFRLHPDVSAIVATPQKDNTASCRALEKAGFALSHDAVLDSGDPSDSGVSAVYVLPRPA, encoded by the coding sequence ATGCCCAACGCCGCGACATCCCGCTCCGGTTCACCGGGACCGGTCGAGTTCCCAGCACTCGGTCACGCCGATCTTCCCCTCCTGCACCGGTGGTTGAGCGCACCTCATGTCCGTACCTGGTGGCGTGACACCCTCAGCCTGGAAGAGGTGGAACGGAAGTACGGACCCCGGATCGACGGGACCGGACCGATCCGCTGCTTCGTCATCGAGGTCGAGGGCGATCCCATCGGGATGATCCAGGGATACCGCCACGCCGATCTTCCCGACGGGGAGCGTGTCGGCGGCATCGGCGTTCCGGCCGCCGCGGGCATCGACTACCTCATCGGCGACGCGGCCCGCTGCGGCCGCGGGATCGGTTCAAGGGTGATCTCCGCGTTCTCAGCCGCGCTCTTCCGCCTCCACCCGGACGTCTCCGCGATCGTCGCCACCCCCCAGAAGGACAACACCGCTTCCTGCCGCGCGTTGGAGAAGGCGGGCTTCGCCCTGTCCCACGACGCGGTGCTCGACTCCGGTGATCCGTCGGACAGCGGAGTGAGCGCGGTCTACGTACTTCCCCGGCCTGCGTGA
- a CDS encoding FAD-dependent monooxygenase, giving the protein MKKPEVLIVGAGIAGPALAYWLSRNGYRPTVVEHARQLRSGGSAIVVKGPAIPVAERMGILPQLRELATRNRSLTLLDPDGRRILQLPLTSDKAPTVEVTRADLSEVLHRSAQTETEFLFDDTVTALDQDEGGVDVTFRRSAPRRFDLVVGADGMHSTVRRLVFGPERQFAGDLGLYGATVPLEPDAIEDPTEMTMLTVPNRMLVLHPSRTTPLAIFTFRAAQSAPHDRKNIALHKQTVADAYADVRWRAPELVAAFLDHPAPFFDPLTTVRVPSWSRGRVVLLGDAAAATALLGDGSSMAMAGAYALAEELAAHPGDHTRAFAAYESRLRREVGPRQRRVGLLSRFMVPRTRPGLAVRNAVGRAVGRTNRIASREAANR; this is encoded by the coding sequence ATGAAGAAGCCCGAGGTGCTGATAGTCGGTGCCGGAATCGCAGGGCCCGCACTCGCGTACTGGCTCTCCCGGAATGGATACCGGCCGACGGTCGTCGAACACGCCCGGCAGCTGCGCTCCGGTGGTAGCGCGATCGTCGTGAAGGGGCCCGCGATCCCGGTCGCCGAGCGCATGGGCATCCTCCCGCAGCTCCGCGAGCTCGCCACCCGCAATCGGTCGCTGACCCTGCTCGACCCCGACGGCAGGCGAATCCTGCAACTCCCGCTCACCTCGGACAAGGCGCCGACGGTCGAGGTGACCCGAGCCGACCTGTCCGAGGTGCTCCACCGGTCGGCGCAGACCGAGACCGAGTTCTTGTTCGACGACACGGTCACCGCTCTCGACCAGGATGAAGGCGGGGTGGACGTCACCTTCCGGCGGTCCGCGCCGCGGCGCTTCGACTTGGTAGTCGGTGCCGACGGGATGCACTCCACCGTACGGCGCCTGGTATTCGGGCCCGAGCGGCAGTTCGCGGGCGACCTGGGCCTGTACGGCGCGACCGTGCCGCTGGAACCCGACGCCATCGAGGACCCGACCGAGATGACGATGCTGACCGTGCCGAACCGGATGCTGGTCCTCCACCCCTCGCGGACCACCCCGCTCGCGATCTTCACCTTCCGGGCCGCGCAGTCGGCGCCCCACGACCGCAAGAACATCGCCCTTCACAAGCAGACCGTGGCCGACGCCTACGCCGACGTGCGGTGGAGGGCACCGGAACTCGTGGCGGCGTTCCTCGACCACCCGGCTCCGTTCTTCGACCCCCTGACCACCGTCCGGGTGCCCTCGTGGTCCCGCGGACGGGTCGTACTGCTCGGGGACGCGGCGGCGGCGACAGCCCTGCTGGGTGACGGGTCCAGCATGGCGATGGCGGGCGCGTACGCCCTCGCAGAAGAGCTCGCCGCCCATCCCGGTGACCACACCCGCGCCTTCGCCGCCTACGAGTCGCGGCTCCGCCGCGAGGTTGGCCCCCGGCAGCGACGTGTCGGTCTGCTCTCCAGGTTCATGGTGCCCCGCACCCGGCCGGGCCTCGCGGTGCGCAACGCGGTGGGCCGCGCGGTCGGTCGCACGAACCGGATCGCCTCTCGCGAAGCCGCGAACCGCTAG
- a CDS encoding ArsR/SmtB family transcription factor, which produces MAGTKLVGPEVDALDLGAVFRALADKHRRSVMTELAADRSDSERGCNSFGLSVSKQTQTHHFRVLREAGLIDEIDYGNRKGIRLRRADIEKRFPGLLALLGAEPPADTAPF; this is translated from the coding sequence GTGGCTGGGACCAAGCTGGTTGGCCCGGAGGTCGATGCGCTCGATCTGGGTGCGGTGTTTCGCGCCCTCGCCGACAAGCACCGTCGTTCGGTGATGACGGAGTTGGCCGCCGACCGCAGCGACAGCGAGCGGGGCTGCAACTCGTTCGGTCTTTCGGTCTCGAAGCAGACCCAGACCCACCACTTCCGGGTCCTGCGCGAGGCAGGTCTCATTGACGAGATCGACTACGGCAACCGCAAGGGCATCCGACTGCGACGCGCGGACATCGAGAAGAGATTCCCCGGGCTGCTCGCGCTCCTGGGAGCAGAGCCCCCGGCCGACACCGCTCCTTTCTGA
- a CDS encoding DsbA family protein, whose protein sequence is MSKSTARNRARQARERLRAERERAARRSRRKRQAAVSAGVVATLVAVVAVAVVVQPGRAADDRPVIAPAGATGDGKLVIPSGRADAPATLTVYEDPRCPGCAKFEHELHATINKLQDEGKLRVDYHILSFVDRIVSGKGSKYAANALAAAQNAGKFREYHDALYASPPPSEKEDTFGDKQALLDLGKKVDGLDMAKFTAAVSEGTHDTWVKKVQQNFDRQTAVQATPAVFLKGENLLKDPEHPLTPERLTQLVEAESSHRTPGR, encoded by the coding sequence ATGAGCAAGTCCACTGCCCGTAACCGGGCCCGCCAGGCACGCGAACGCCTGCGGGCCGAACGCGAACGAGCCGCCCGGCGCTCCCGGCGCAAGCGGCAGGCCGCGGTGAGCGCCGGGGTCGTGGCGACCCTGGTCGCGGTCGTCGCGGTCGCCGTCGTGGTGCAGCCCGGCCGGGCGGCGGACGACCGGCCGGTCATCGCCCCCGCGGGCGCCACGGGCGACGGGAAGCTGGTCATCCCCAGCGGCCGGGCGGACGCCCCCGCGACCCTGACGGTCTACGAGGATCCCCGCTGCCCGGGATGCGCCAAGTTCGAGCACGAACTGCACGCGACGATCAACAAGCTCCAGGACGAGGGCAAGCTGCGCGTCGACTACCACATCCTGTCCTTCGTCGACCGCATCGTCTCCGGCAAGGGATCGAAGTACGCCGCCAACGCCCTGGCGGCAGCCCAGAACGCGGGGAAGTTCCGCGAGTACCACGACGCCCTCTACGCCTCCCCGCCACCCTCCGAGAAGGAGGACACCTTCGGGGACAAACAAGCCCTGCTCGACCTCGGGAAGAAGGTCGACGGGCTGGACATGGCGAAGTTCACCGCCGCGGTCAGCGAGGGCACGCACGACACCTGGGTGAAGAAGGTGCAGCAGAACTTCGACCGGCAGACCGCCGTCCAGGCCACACCGGCGGTGTTCCTCAAGGGCGAGAACCTGCTCAAGGACCCGGAACACCCCCTCACCCCCGAGCGGTTGACCCAGTTGGTGGAGGCGGAGTCCTCCCACCGGACACCGGGCCGGTGA
- a CDS encoding MauE/DoxX family redox-associated membrane protein: protein MTTRLSTRTPAPAQGDRARRALPVAGTAVRLALALVWGWAGWTKIQDPAASVQAVRAYRILPEALVTPVGHGLPALELALAVLLLAGLRVRLAAVLSALLLTGFLAGIVQAWARGLSIDCGCFGGGGEIDSADTHYLREALRDAGLLVLSAWAARWPASRFSLDAALAP, encoded by the coding sequence GTGACGACGCGCCTTTCGACCCGTACTCCGGCGCCCGCGCAAGGAGACCGGGCCCGGCGGGCGTTGCCGGTCGCCGGCACGGCCGTACGCCTCGCCCTCGCGCTCGTCTGGGGCTGGGCCGGATGGACGAAGATCCAGGACCCGGCCGCATCCGTCCAGGCGGTGCGCGCCTACCGGATCCTGCCCGAAGCGCTGGTCACTCCGGTCGGCCACGGCCTCCCCGCGCTGGAACTCGCCCTCGCCGTACTGCTGTTGGCGGGGCTGCGGGTCCGGCTCGCCGCGGTGCTGTCCGCGCTGCTGCTCACCGGGTTCCTGGCCGGGATCGTCCAGGCGTGGGCCCGCGGCCTGAGCATCGACTGCGGCTGCTTCGGCGGCGGCGGAGAGATCGACTCCGCGGACACCCACTATCTCCGGGAAGCCCTCAGGGACGCAGGGCTGCTCGTCCTGAGCGCCTGGGCGGCCCGGTGGCCCGCGAGCCGCTTCTCGCTCGACGCCGCCCTCGCGCCGTGA
- a CDS encoding pyridoxamine 5'-phosphate oxidase family protein has product METTGTVRRRTAERTRDVLERLGTERDVWVATAHPDHGPHQVPLWFLWDGRAVWMCTGAASATVRNLRAEPRVRLSLPDAFDVVLLQGEAECFPDREVPAEAAQAYAGKFGWDPRAEEGSFVYVRVVLRTVRAWRGEPELRGRVVMRDGVWLDRPPSTAGVPVT; this is encoded by the coding sequence ATGGAGACCACGGGAACCGTCCGTCGCAGGACGGCGGAGCGCACGCGCGACGTGCTGGAGCGGCTCGGCACCGAGCGGGACGTATGGGTGGCGACGGCTCACCCTGATCACGGACCCCATCAGGTGCCGCTGTGGTTCCTGTGGGACGGGCGGGCGGTGTGGATGTGCACCGGCGCCGCATCCGCGACCGTGCGGAACCTCCGCGCAGAGCCGCGTGTGCGGCTGTCGCTGCCGGACGCCTTCGACGTGGTGCTCCTCCAGGGCGAGGCGGAGTGCTTTCCGGACCGGGAGGTGCCCGCGGAGGCGGCGCAGGCGTACGCCGGCAAGTTCGGGTGGGATCCTCGCGCGGAGGAGGGGTCCTTCGTGTACGTGCGTGTGGTCCTGAGGACAGTGCGCGCGTGGCGCGGCGAGCCGGAGCTGCGGGGGAGAGTCGTCATGCGGGACGGGGTGTGGCTGGACCGGCCACCGTCCACCGCCGGCGTGCCTGTCACCTGA
- the rpsN gene encoding 30S ribosomal protein S14, which translates to MAKKSKIAKNEQRRRTVARYAARRAELKAALASPDTSAEDRAAAQRELRRQPRDASATRVRNRDAVDGRPRGHLRTFGLSRIRVRELAHAGQLPGVTKSSW; encoded by the coding sequence ATGGCGAAGAAGAGCAAGATCGCCAAGAATGAGCAGCGGCGCCGCACCGTGGCCCGCTACGCCGCGCGCCGCGCGGAGCTGAAGGCGGCCCTCGCCTCCCCGGACACCTCCGCCGAGGACCGGGCCGCCGCCCAGCGGGAACTGCGCCGCCAGCCCCGCGACGCCTCCGCCACCCGCGTCCGCAACCGCGACGCCGTGGACGGCCGCCCGCGCGGCCATCTCCGCACCTTCGGCCTGTCCCGCATCCGGGTCCGCGAACTCGCCCACGCCGGACAGCTTCCCGGGGTGACCAAGAGCAGTTGGTGA
- the rpmB gene encoding 50S ribosomal protein L28: MSAHCQLTGRRPGFGHQISHSHRRTKRRFDPNIQHKRYWLPSEGRHVRLTLSAKGLKTVDAIGIEAAVARIRARGGKI; this comes from the coding sequence ATGTCAGCACACTGCCAACTCACCGGCCGCCGCCCCGGCTTCGGGCACCAGATCTCGCACTCGCACCGGCGTACCAAGCGCCGCTTCGACCCCAACATCCAGCACAAGCGCTACTGGCTGCCCAGCGAGGGCCGCCATGTCCGGCTCACCCTCTCCGCCAAGGGACTCAAGACGGTCGACGCGATCGGCATCGAGGCGGCGGTGGCACGGATCCGCGCCCGGGGAGGGAAGATCTGA
- the rpmG gene encoding 50S ribosomal protein L33, with translation MARNELRPIIKLRSTAGTGYTYVTRKNRRNDPDRLTLRKYDPVVGRHVDFREER, from the coding sequence ATGGCCCGTAACGAACTGCGCCCGATCATCAAACTGAGGTCCACCGCCGGTACCGGCTACACCTACGTGACCCGCAAGAACCGCCGGAACGATCCCGACCGGCTCACTCTGCGCAAGTACGACCCGGTCGTCGGCCGCCACGTCGACTTCCGAGAGGAGCGCTGA
- a CDS encoding CobW family GTP-binding protein, giving the protein MNGHDGRLPVAIVAGLHADARRTAVERILRTVPGSVALHHDLTAAADRAVRRTVRDAGATLSSGEAPLVNDCACCALREDLLPELLRLAEEGRHRLAVVELWDSVEPQAMAPVIAAADGPLVLTGTATAVDPALVLPYLANGDDLADIGLAAAPTDQRTVADTFARQLEYPTVIALVEGTEAGPDAEAADDTDHALLAQLTPGARKVRAGGGALAAALLAGFDVTAAAARVHPACALLPQECDEHGVGTFVWRRERPFHPQRLYAALEDLTCAAARSRGRFWLADRPDTLLTWDAAGGALCVESAGPWLAALPDAAWDMVPAERRLAAAVDWHPAHGDRCQYLSFTSPGLDRDGLAAVLDACLLTDDEYAAGRERWQQLPHAFDDLLDPVI; this is encoded by the coding sequence GTGAACGGCCATGACGGACGCCTGCCCGTCGCGATCGTCGCCGGACTGCACGCCGACGCCCGCCGGACCGCCGTCGAACGGATCCTGCGCACGGTCCCCGGCTCGGTCGCGCTCCACCACGACCTGACGGCCGCCGCCGACCGCGCGGTGCGCCGTACCGTACGGGACGCGGGCGCCACTTTGAGCAGCGGCGAAGCACCCCTGGTGAACGACTGCGCCTGCTGCGCGCTCCGCGAGGACCTGCTCCCCGAACTGCTGCGGCTGGCCGAGGAAGGCCGGCACCGCCTGGCCGTCGTGGAACTGTGGGACTCCGTGGAGCCCCAGGCCATGGCCCCGGTCATCGCCGCCGCGGACGGACCGCTGGTCCTCACGGGAACCGCCACCGCGGTCGACCCGGCCCTCGTCCTGCCGTACCTCGCCAACGGCGACGACCTCGCCGACATCGGGCTCGCCGCCGCCCCCACCGACCAGCGCACGGTCGCCGACACCTTCGCCCGGCAACTGGAGTACCCCACCGTGATCGCCCTCGTCGAGGGCACGGAGGCCGGACCGGACGCCGAGGCCGCTGACGACACCGACCACGCCCTGCTCGCCCAACTCACCCCGGGCGCCCGCAAGGTGCGGGCGGGTGGTGGAGCCCTCGCGGCCGCGCTGCTGGCGGGCTTCGACGTGACGGCGGCGGCGGCCCGGGTGCATCCGGCCTGCGCGCTGCTGCCGCAGGAGTGCGACGAGCACGGGGTCGGCACCTTCGTCTGGCGGCGCGAACGCCCCTTCCACCCGCAGCGCCTCTACGCGGCACTGGAGGATCTGACCTGTGCCGCCGCCCGCAGCCGCGGGCGGTTCTGGCTGGCGGACCGCCCCGACACCCTGCTCACCTGGGACGCGGCGGGCGGCGCGCTGTGCGTGGAATCGGCGGGCCCCTGGCTGGCCGCCCTGCCCGACGCGGCCTGGGACATGGTGCCCGCCGAGCGTCGTCTCGCCGCCGCCGTGGACTGGCATCCCGCGCACGGCGACCGCTGCCAGTACCTCAGCTTCACCTCGCCCGGCCTGGACCGGGACGGCCTGGCGGCCGTGCTCGACGCCTGCCTGCTCACCGACGACGAGTACGCGGCGGGCCGGGAACGCTGGCAGCAACTCCCGCACGCCTTCGACGATTTGCTCGACCCGGTGATCTGA
- the rpsR gene encoding 30S ribosomal protein S18 has translation MSRRPATTGRKHPERRRANPLDAAGITFIDYKDTELLRKFISDRGKIRSRRVTRVTRQQQRRLARAVKNAREMALLPYGSR, from the coding sequence ATGTCCCGCCGCCCCGCCACCACCGGCCGGAAGCACCCCGAGCGCCGCCGCGCCAACCCGCTGGACGCCGCCGGCATCACCTTCATCGACTACAAGGACACCGAACTGCTGCGGAAGTTCATCTCCGACCGGGGAAAGATCCGCAGCCGCCGGGTGACCCGGGTGACGCGGCAGCAGCAGCGCCGGCTGGCGCGGGCCGTCAAGAACGCCCGCGAGATGGCCCTGCTGCCGTACGGCTCCCGATAG
- a CDS encoding Crp/Fnr family transcriptional regulator, with protein MTHDSNADDRTPSCRSLPDTVLKDLARLGTRCQFAAGGVLIREGDHAQDLVVLRKGLVKVTGRLNGGDQARLMDIRIARDVLGELSTMTLKPRSATVVACGDVTAAVIPWSELQPFLIEYPEAALALYRLSCERLRRSDRRRLEFGGYPVKVRLSRVLVELAESYGKWGLKSVRIDLNLTQPEFAALTGCGTRAVQQAFAHLRGAGVISTGSWRIYVCKPDQLRKEARLPPRPSPDAVSSKPH; from the coding sequence ATGACGCATGACTCGAACGCTGATGATCGCACACCGTCCTGTCGCAGCCTGCCGGATACGGTGCTCAAGGACCTCGCACGGCTCGGCACTCGGTGTCAGTTTGCCGCAGGCGGCGTGCTGATCCGCGAGGGCGATCACGCGCAAGATCTGGTGGTGCTGCGCAAAGGGCTGGTGAAGGTCACAGGCCGGCTGAACGGCGGTGACCAGGCGAGACTCATGGACATCAGGATCGCCCGCGACGTCTTGGGCGAACTGTCCACGATGACCCTCAAACCGCGCTCGGCCACCGTCGTCGCCTGCGGCGACGTGACCGCCGCGGTCATTCCGTGGAGTGAGCTGCAGCCCTTTCTCATCGAGTACCCCGAGGCGGCGCTGGCCCTCTACCGGCTGTCCTGCGAGCGGCTGCGCCGGTCCGACCGGCGGCGGCTGGAGTTCGGCGGATATCCGGTCAAGGTGCGGCTCTCCCGGGTGCTCGTCGAACTGGCGGAGTCGTACGGGAAGTGGGGCCTGAAATCGGTCCGCATCGACCTGAACCTGACCCAGCCCGAGTTCGCCGCGCTCACCGGGTGCGGAACCCGCGCCGTGCAACAGGCATTTGCCCATCTTCGTGGCGCAGGGGTCATCAGCACGGGCTCTTGGCGCATCTATGTGTGCAAACCGGATCAGCTTCGCAAGGAGGCTCGGCTGCCGCCACGCCCTTCACCTGACGCTGTGTCAAGCAAACCGCATTAA
- a CDS encoding helix-turn-helix domain-containing protein has translation MNARSGSPLTFAEAFDLPLSVDLRTAARALAICRGTAYKLIRLGAFPCPVLRVGGQYRIPTAYLLRSLGIEERPVYAVDLEAGATHAARFDDVPPHGTEIHP, from the coding sequence GTGAACGCGCGCTCCGGTTCTCCCCTCACCTTCGCCGAGGCCTTCGACCTGCCCCTCAGCGTCGACCTGCGCACGGCTGCCCGAGCCCTCGCGATCTGCCGGGGTACGGCCTACAAGCTGATCCGCCTCGGTGCATTCCCCTGCCCGGTACTGCGCGTGGGCGGGCAGTACCGCATCCCGACCGCGTACCTGCTGCGCTCCCTCGGTATCGAGGAGCGACCGGTCTACGCCGTCGACCTGGAAGCAGGTGCCACGCACGCCGCCCGCTTCGACGACGTCCCTCCTCATGGAACGGAGATCCACCCGTGA
- the cynR gene encoding transcriptional regulator CynR, which produces MALELRHLRYLLAVAEHGSFTRAAEELRISQPTLSQQVRQLERTVGAQLLDRTGRSVRLTDAGETYALHARRALRDLATAERAVQDVRDLTRGHLRLAVTPTFTAYLVGPLVAGLHTRHPGITLDLKEMTQDRIESALLADDIDLGIAFAGAHLPGITATTLFTETLSLVTGARAPEGGPPRPLLIRDLTSHHLGLLSGDFATRGHIDAHFAAHGVRPRIAVEANSIQALVEIVRRTTITTVLPDAITHDHPHLTPVPLTPALPARTVTLLRRGNAYETAAAQAFTHLTHDIVRNRGYADAGS; this is translated from the coding sequence ATCTCGCAGCCGACCCTCTCCCAGCAGGTCAGACAGCTGGAGCGGACCGTGGGCGCACAACTGCTCGACCGGACCGGCCGCAGCGTGCGGCTCACCGACGCCGGCGAGACCTACGCGCTGCACGCCCGCCGGGCCCTGAGGGACCTGGCCACCGCCGAGCGCGCCGTCCAGGACGTCCGCGACCTCACGCGGGGCCACCTCCGCCTGGCCGTGACGCCGACCTTCACCGCGTATCTGGTCGGCCCCCTGGTCGCCGGACTGCACACCCGGCACCCGGGCATCACCCTGGACCTGAAGGAGATGACCCAGGACCGCATCGAGTCGGCACTGCTCGCCGACGACATCGACCTCGGCATCGCCTTCGCGGGCGCCCATCTGCCCGGGATCACCGCGACGACCCTGTTCACCGAGACCCTGAGCCTGGTCACCGGCGCCCGCGCCCCGGAGGGAGGCCCGCCCCGCCCGCTACTGATCCGCGACCTGACGAGCCATCATCTCGGCCTGCTCAGCGGCGACTTCGCCACCCGGGGCCACATCGACGCCCACTTCGCGGCCCACGGGGTGCGCCCGCGCATCGCGGTCGAGGCCAACTCCATCCAGGCCCTCGTCGAGATCGTGCGCCGTACGACGATCACCACCGTGCTCCCCGACGCCATCACCCACGACCACCCCCACCTCACCCCCGTCCCCCTCACCCCCGCCCTCCCCGCCCGCACCGTCACCCTCCTGCGCCGCGGCAACGCCTACGAGACGGCCGCCGCCCAGGCGTTCACCCACCTCACCCACGACATCGTCCGCAACCGGGGCTACGCCGACGCCGGGTCATGA